Genomic segment of Sinorhizobium meliloti:
GACCATGGCAAGACGTCGCTGACGGCAGCGATCACGAAGTATTTCGGCGAGTTCAAGGCGTATGACCAGATCGACGCTGCGCCGGAAGAAAAGGCGCGCGGCATCACCATTTCGACGGCGCACGTCGAATACGAGACGCCGAACCGTCACTATGCGCACGTCGACTGCCCCGGCCACGCCGACTACGTCAAGAACATGATCACCGGTGCGGCGCAGATGGACGGCGCGATCCTGGTTGTTTCGGCCGCTGACGGCCCGATGCCGCAGACGCGCGAGCACATCCTGCTCGCCCGCCAGGTCGGCGTTCCGGCGATCGTGGTGTTCCTGAACAAGGTCGACCAGGTCGACGACGCTGAACTGCTCGAGCTGGTCGAGCTGGAAGTGCGCGAACTGCTGTCGTCCTACGAATTCCCGGGCGACGACATTCCGATCATCAAGGGTTCGGCTCTGGCTGCGCTTGAGGATTCGGACAAGAAGATCGGCGAAGACGCGATCCGCGAGCTGATGGCTGCGGTTGACGCCTACATCCCGACGCCTGAGCGTCCGATCGACCAGCCGTTCCTGATGCCGATCGAAGACGTGTTCTCGATCTCGGGCCGCGGTACGGTCGTGACCGGCCGCGTCGAGCGCGGCATCGTCAAGGTCGGTGAGGAAATCGAAATCGTCGGCATCCGTCCGACGACGAAGACGACCTGCACGGGCGTTGAAATGTTCCGCAAGCTGCTCGACCAGGGCCAGGCCGGCGACAACATCGGCGCGC
This window contains:
- the tuf gene encoding elongation factor Tu, whose product is MAKSKFERNKPHVNIGTIGHVDHGKTSLTAAITKYFGEFKAYDQIDAAPEEKARGITISTAHVEYETPNRHYAHVDCPGHADYVKNMITGAAQMDGAILVVSAADGPMPQTREHILLARQVGVPAIVVFLNKVDQVDDAELLELVELEVRELLSSYEFPGDDIPIIKGSALAALEDSDKKIGEDAIRELMAAVDAYIPTPERPIDQPFLMPIEDVFSISGRGTVVTGRVERGIVKVGEEIEIVGIRPTTKTTCTGVEMFRKLLDQGQAGDNIGALLRGVDRNGVERGQILCKPGSVKPHRKFKAEAYILTKEEGGRHTPFFTNYRPQFYFRTTDVTGIVTLPEGTEMVMPGDNVTVDVELIVPIAMEEKLRFAIREGGRTVGAGIVASIVE